A genomic window from Hyla sarda isolate aHylSar1 chromosome 10, aHylSar1.hap1, whole genome shotgun sequence includes:
- the ACTRT2 gene encoding actin-related protein T2 encodes MKIWMRSEMFDPHTPAVIFDNGSGLFKAGLSSDTAPRSVISSVIGRPRSDHSLVEASRRQYYVGEEAQALRGILNLTYPIEHGIVTSWSDMEKIWQHMYNCELHIQSSEMPLLLTEPPLNPTNNREMMAEVMFESFSVPAMYVALQSTLSLYASGRTSGLVMDIGDGVTNTFPIFEGFHLHHAGNRLNVAGRDITEYFTRLLTETGLSFVSSSEKETARTMKENLCYVALDPKEEMGKDPDSCLAKYTLPDGKVITVGDQRFRAPEILFTPSKNGVEAPGVHTMIYNSILSCNLDIRRPLFENILLSGGSTLFQGFEDRVHSEVTTLAPETVKVKVIAPSDREIAAWIGGAVLTNLESFKDMWITAMDYKEHGVTIVHQKGA; translated from the coding sequence ATGAAGATCTGGATGAGGAGTGAAATGTTCGATCCACACACTCCAGCCGTCATATTCGACAATGGGTCGGGCCTGTTCAAAGCCGGACTGTCTAGCGACACAGCCCCGCGGTCAGTCATCAGCTCGGTGATCGGTCGCCCCAGATCAGACCACAGTTTGGTGGAGGCCAGCAGAAGACagtactatgtgggtgaagaagctCAGGCATTGAGAGGCATCTTAAACCTGACCTACCCCATCGAGCACGGCATTGTGACTTCCTGGTCGGACATGGAGAAGATCTGGCAGCACATGTACAACTGTGAACTACACATCCAGTCCAGCGAAATGCCGCTCCTGTTAACCGAACCTCCCCTCAATCCGACCAACAACCGCGAGATGATGGCAGAAGTGATGTTCGAGAGCTTCAGCGTGCCTGCTATGTATGTGGCCTTACAATCCACCCTGTCTCTCTATGCCAGTGGCCGCACATCGGGCCTGGTCATGGACATTGGAGATGGTGTCACCAACACGTTCCCCATTTTTGAAGGATTTCATCTGCACCATGCTGGGAATCGCCTTAACGTTGCCGGGCGGGATATCACCGAATATTTCACCAGGCTTCTTACAGAGACTGGACTTTCCTTTGTCAGCAGCTCAGAGAAAGAGACTGCCCGAACCATGAAGGAGAACCTTTGTTATGTGGCCTTAGATCCGAAGGAGGAAATGGGAAAAGATCCCGACAGCTGTCTGGCCAAATACACTCTTCCCGATGGAAAGGTCATCACCGTTGGCGACCAAAGATTCCGTGCACCTGAGATCCTCTTTACACCATCTAAAAATGGGGTAGAGGCTCCTGGAGTGCACACTATGATCTACAACAGCATTCTGAGCTGCAACTTGGACATCAGAAGGCCTCTATTCGAGAACATCCTACTGTCTGGCGGTTCTACCCTCTTCCAAGGTTTTGAGGACAGAGTTCACAGCGAAGTTACAACCCTGGCACCGGAGACTGTCAAGGTGAAAGTTATTGCCCCCAGCGACAGGGAAATCGCTGCATGGATTGGAGGAGCAGTCCTGACCAACTTAGAGTCCTTCAAGGACATGTGGATCACGGCCATGGATTACAAAGAACATGGTGTCACCATTGTACATCAGAAAGGTGCCTGA